In Oryza sativa Japonica Group chromosome 3, ASM3414082v1, one DNA window encodes the following:
- the LOC4333544 gene encoding homeobox-leucine zipper protein HOX32 produces the protein MAAAMVAAVHGVGRQDRSSPGGGGAPQVDTGKYVRYTPEQVEALERVYGECPKPSSLRRQQLIRECPILSNIEPKQIKVWFQNRRCREKQRKEASRLQTVNRKLTAMNKLLMEENDRLQKQVSRLVYENGYMRQQLHNPSVATTDTSCESVVTSGQHHQQQNPAATRPQRDANNPAGLLAIAEETLAEFLSKATGTAVDWVQMVGMKPGPDSIGIIAVSHNCSGVAARACGLVSLEPTKVAEILKDRPSWYRDCRCVDVLHVIPTGNGGTIELIYMQTYAPTTLAAPRDFWILRYTSGLEDGSLVICERSLTQSTGGPSGPNTPNFVRAEVLPSGYLIRPCEGGGSMIHIVDHVDLDAWSVPEVLRPLYESPKILAQKMTIAALRHIRQIAHESSGEMPYGGGRQPAVLRTFSQRLSRGFNDAVNGFPDDGWSLMSSDGAEDVTIAFNSSPNKLVGSHVNSSQLFSAIGGGILCAKASMLLQNVPPALLVRFLREHRSEWADPGVDAYSAAALRASPYAVPGLRAGGFMGSQVILPLAHTLEHEEFLEVIRLEGHSLCHDEVVLSRDMYLLQLCSGVDENAAGACAQLVFAPIDESFADDAPLLPSGFRVIPLDGKTDAPSATRTLDLASTLEVGSGGTTRASSDTSSTCNTRSVLTIAFQFSYENHLRESVAAMARQYVRTVVASVQRVAMAIAPSRLGGQIETKNPPGSPEAHTLARWIGRSYRFHTGADLLRTDSQSTDSSLKAMWQHSDSIMCCSLKAAPVFTFANQAGLDMLETTLIALQDISLEKILDDDGRKALCTEFPKIMQQGFAYLPGGVCVSSMGRPVSYEQAVAWKVLSDDDTPHCLAFMFVNWSFV, from the exons atggcggcggcgatggtggcggcggtgcaTGGAGTGGGGAGGCAGGACAGGTCGTCGCCTGGCGGCGGAGGGGCGCCGCAAGTGGACACGGGCAAGTACGTGCGCTACACCCCGGAGCAGGTGGAGGCGCTGGAGCGGGTCTACGGCGAGTGCCCCAAGCCCAGCTCGCTCCGCCGCCAGCAGCTCATCCGCGAGTGCCCCATACTCAGCAACATCGAGCCCAAGCAGATCAAGGTCTGGTTCCAGAACCGCAG GTGCCGCGAGAAGCAGCGCAAGGAGGCATCTCGCCTGCAAACTGTGAACCGGAAGTTGACTGCGATGAACAAGCTGTTGATGGAGGAGAATGACAGGCTGCAGAAGCAGGTGTCCCGCCTCGTTTACGAGAACGGGTACATGCGGCAGCAGCTCCATAAT CCTTCTGTGGCAACTACAGACACGAGCTGTGAGTCTGTGGTTACAAGTGGTCAACACCACCAACAGCAAAACCCAGCAGCCACGCGTCCGCAAAGGGACGCGAACAACCCAGCTGG TCTACTCGCTATAGCTGAGGAGACCTTGGCAGAGTTCCTGTCGAAAGCGACGGGTACTGCTGTCGATTGGGTGcaaatggttgggatgaag CCTGGTCCGGATTCCATTGGAATCATCGCTGTTTCGCACAATTGTAGTGGCGTAGCAGCACGAGCTTGCGGCCTTGTGAGCCTTGAGCCCACAAAG GTTGCTGAGATCCTTAAGGATCGCCCATCTTGGTATCGCGATTGCCGGTGTGTGGATGTGCTCCATGTTATCCCTACGGGTAATGGTGGAACTATTGAGCTTATCTACATGCAG ACTTATGCACCGACAACTTTGGCGGCACCACGTGACTTCTGGATACTCCGTTACACTAGTGGTCTTGAGGATGGAAGTCTTGTG ATCTGTGAGAGATCATTGACTCAATCCACTGGTGGCCCATCAGGACCTAACACTCCAAACTTTGTCAGAGCCGAGGTGCTTCCTAGCGGCTATTTGATCCGCCCATGTGAGGGGGGTGGTTCCATGATTCACATTGTGGATCATGTTGATTTGGAT GCTTGGAGTGTGCCTGAGGTCCTTAGACCACTTTATGAATCTCCTAAGATCCTTGCGCAGAAGATGACAATTGCT GCACTGCGTCACATTAGGCAAATTGCACATGAATCAAGTGGGGAAATGCCCTATGGAGGGGGCCGTCAGCCAGCAGTTCTGAGAACATTTAGTCAGAGGCTAAGCAG AGGCTTCAATGATGCTGTCAATGGATTCCCGGATGATGGCTGGTCACTGATGAGCAGCGATGGTGCTGAGGATGTGACAATTGCTTTTAACTCATCTCCAAACAAGCTTGTTGGATCTCATGTCAACTCCTCCCAGCTGTTTTCTGCAATTGGAGGCGGCATCTTGTGTGCAAAGGCATCTATGCTGTTACAG AATGTACCACCTGCTCTCCTAGTGCGATTTTTGAGGGAGCACCGCTCTGAATGGGCTGATCCTggtgttgatgcttattctgcTGCTGCGTTGAGGGCTAGTCCATATGCAGTTCCTGGTCTGCGAGCTGGTGGTTTTATGGGCAGTCAGGTTATATTGCCACTTGCGCACACCTTAGAGCATGAAGAG TTCCTGGAGGTCATTAGGCTTGAGGGACACAGCCTCTGCCATGATGAGGTCGTTCTATCAAGAGATATGTACCTTCTGCAG CTGTGCAGCGGTGTAGATGAAAATGCTGCGGGTGCATGTGCCCAGCTTGTCTTTGCACCCATTGACGAATCTTTTGCTGATGATGCACCACTGCTACCCTCAGGCTTCCGTGTGATACCACTGGATGGCAAGACG GATGCACCATCTGCGACACGCACACTTGACCTGGCATCTACTCTTGAGGTTGGATCGGGTGGGACTACACGGGCTTCTAGTGACACCTCGAGCACCTGCAACACAAGATCGGTCCTGACCATAGCTTTCCAATTCTCATATGAAAACCACCTTCGTGAAAGCGTAGCGGCAATGGCCAGGCAGTATGTCCGGACCGTGGTGGCATCAGTGCAGAGAGTGGCCATGGCAATAGCTCCTTCACGTCTTGGTGGACAGATTGAAACAAAGAACCCTCCAGGATCTCCTGAGGCCCATACGCTTGCAAGGTGGATTGGGAGGAGCTACCG ATTCCACACTGGAGCGGATCTCCTTCGCACAGACTCACAAAGCACGGATTCTTCCTTGAAAGCAATGTGGCAACACTCTGATTCAATCATGTGCTGCTCCCTGAAG GCTGCTCCTGTGTTCACCTTCGCCAACCAAGCCGGCCTCGACATGCTGGAGACGACGCTGATTGCTCTCCAGGACATCTCGCTCGAGAAGATCCTTGATGATGATGGCCGGAAGGCACTATGTACAGAGTTCCCCAAGATCATGCAGCAG GGTTTCGCCTACCTCCCGGGCGGCGTGTGCGTGTCGAGCATGGGGCGGCCGGTGTCGTACGAGCAGGCGGTGGCGTGGAAGGTCCTGAGCGACGACGACACGCCGCACTGCCTCGCCTTCATGTTCGTCAACTGGTCATTCGTCTGA
- the LOC4333543 gene encoding kxDL motif-containing protein LO9-177: MEKSPPETAAAAAEVAARFRSLVDTGDIGAIRQTQHLILGRLQDSNAVLTHFNEYSEQCFAEVSNDFASKTRLLKSMKDDLDHIFLKLRSMKSRLAATYPDAFPDGAMAKTMDQRPDLESPLD, translated from the exons ATGGAGAAGTCGCCGCCGGAGacagccgcggcggccgcggaggtggcggcgcggttcAGGTCGCTGGTCGACACCGGGGACATCGGCGCCATCAGGCAGACGCAGCACCTCAT ACTGGGACGGTTGCAAGATAGCAATGCAGTTCTCACACATTTTAACGAGTACTCTGAACAATGCTTTGCGGAGGTGTCTAATGACTTTGCTAGTAAAACTCGTCTTCTCAAATCCATGAAGGACGATCTTGACCATATTTTCTTGAAGCTGAG AAGCATGAAATCGAGGCTAGCGGCAACATATCCAGATGCTTTTCCCGATGGTGCAATGGCAAAAACGATGGACCAAAGACCGGACCTTGAAAGTCCGCTTGATTAA